A single genomic interval of Candidatus Bathyarchaeota archaeon harbors:
- a CDS encoding diphthine--ammonia ligase, with protein MKVIASWSGGKDSCYANYLATQQGHQVLSLLTMMMSEEKSNFHMIPTGIIDAQAKAIGVPLLKKTTSAATYEADFKAVLSNFKAQGAEGLVTGDIYEVAGHEEGWLNRICKEVGLVPVKPLWMGDTKQIYLDYLKTGFKATVVRTNRELSLDWLGRVLDRQFYDDIQKLPGVDPCGEGGEYHTVITDGPNFKQKIELLETEKKRLDNGFGYLEIRKWKVTPK; from the coding sequence ATGAAAGTTATAGCTTCATGGAGCGGCGGCAAAGACAGCTGCTACGCAAATTACCTCGCAACCCAACAAGGACACCAAGTCCTATCACTGTTAACTATGATGATGAGTGAAGAGAAATCCAACTTCCACATGATACCCACAGGAATAATCGACGCCCAAGCAAAAGCCATAGGCGTTCCACTTCTGAAAAAAACCACCTCTGCAGCAACTTACGAGGCTGACTTCAAAGCCGTCCTCTCAAACTTCAAAGCTCAAGGCGCCGAAGGCTTAGTCACAGGCGACATCTACGAGGTCGCGGGCCACGAGGAAGGTTGGCTTAACCGAATCTGCAAAGAAGTCGGCTTAGTTCCAGTTAAACCGCTCTGGATGGGCGACACCAAACAGATTTACCTTGACTACCTCAAAACAGGCTTCAAAGCCACCGTCGTACGCACAAACAGGGAATTGAGCCTCGACTGGCTGGGCCGCGTCTTAGACCGCCAATTCTACGACGACATTCAAAAGCTGCCCGGCGTTGACCCCTGCGGAGAAGGCGGTGAATACCATACCGTAATCACCGACGGTCCCAACTTCAAGCAGAAAATCGAGTTGTTGGAGACCGAAAAGAAACGCTTAGATAATGGCTTTGGGTACTTAGAAATCAGAAAGTGGAAAGTAACCCCAAAGTAG